In Rhodococcus rhodochrous, a single genomic region encodes these proteins:
- the allB gene encoding allantoinase AllB, whose protein sequence is MTTVIRARRAVVGDEEGSCAVHVRDGRIVAIEEYDGAVPADAREIVLADDEVLLPGLVDTHVHVNEPGRTEWEGFATATRAAAAGGVTTIVDMPLNSIPSTVDVAALEVKQKVAAEQVTVDVGFWGGAIPGNLADLEPLWDAGVYGFKCFLAYSGLDEYPPLDREQMIEAMRVIAGFGGLLIVHAEDGPTLDAQDPPAGPRYDDFLYSRPPVAESRAVAQVIDGARQTGCRVHILHLSDAGSLPLVAAAKAEGLPVTAETCPHYLSLFSEEILDGSTHFKCCPPIREARNREALWRGLADGTLDCIVSDHSPCLPELKKFVTGDFGEAWGGISSLQLGLPIVWSEARKRGHTLVDVVRWMAGRTADLVGLADRGAIAVGNSADLCVFAPDDAFVVFPERLHHRNAVTPYAERALAGVVRQTWLAGEPLTVTLGATDPAPRGALLSRKENR, encoded by the coding sequence ATGACCACCGTGATCCGCGCGCGACGTGCCGTGGTGGGGGACGAGGAAGGCAGCTGCGCCGTCCATGTGCGCGACGGCCGCATCGTCGCGATCGAGGAATACGACGGTGCCGTTCCGGCCGATGCGCGGGAGATCGTCCTCGCCGACGACGAGGTGCTGCTCCCCGGCCTGGTGGACACGCACGTCCACGTCAACGAACCCGGCCGCACCGAATGGGAGGGCTTCGCGACGGCGACACGTGCCGCCGCGGCCGGGGGAGTGACGACGATCGTCGACATGCCCCTCAACTCCATTCCGTCCACCGTCGACGTGGCGGCCCTCGAGGTGAAGCAGAAGGTCGCGGCCGAGCAGGTCACCGTCGACGTCGGATTCTGGGGCGGTGCGATCCCCGGCAATCTTGCCGATCTCGAACCGCTCTGGGACGCAGGGGTGTACGGCTTCAAGTGCTTCCTCGCGTATTCGGGTCTCGACGAGTACCCGCCGCTGGACCGCGAGCAGATGATCGAGGCGATGCGCGTGATCGCCGGCTTCGGTGGCCTGCTCATCGTGCACGCCGAGGACGGGCCGACCCTCGACGCTCAGGACCCGCCGGCCGGACCCCGCTACGACGACTTCCTGTACTCGCGACCACCGGTCGCCGAGTCCCGCGCTGTCGCCCAGGTCATCGACGGCGCGCGACAGACCGGATGCCGCGTGCACATCCTGCACCTGTCGGACGCGGGAAGCCTTCCGCTCGTCGCCGCAGCGAAGGCCGAGGGCCTGCCCGTCACCGCGGAGACCTGCCCGCACTACCTGTCGCTGTTCAGCGAGGAGATCCTCGACGGCTCCACACATTTCAAGTGCTGTCCGCCGATCCGTGAGGCCCGCAACCGGGAAGCGCTGTGGCGCGGCCTGGCCGACGGCACACTCGACTGCATCGTCTCCGATCACTCGCCGTGTCTGCCGGAACTGAAGAAGTTCGTCACCGGCGACTTCGGTGAGGCATGGGGCGGAATCTCGTCGCTGCAACTCGGACTGCCCATCGTGTGGTCGGAGGCGCGCAAGCGCGGGCACACACTCGTCGACGTGGTGCGCTGGATGGCCGGCCGCACCGCCGACCTCGTTGGCCTGGCCGACCGCGGTGCGATCGCCGTGGGCAACAGTGCCGATCTGTGTGTCTTCGCGCCCGACGACGCCTTCGTCGTCTTCCCGGAGCGGCTGCACCACCGCAACGCCGTGACGCCCTACGCCGAACGCGCGCTGGCCGGGGTCGTGCGGCAGACCTGGCTCGCCGGTGAACCGCTCACCGTCACCCTCGGCGCCACCGACCCCGCACCGCGTGGTGCGTTGCTCTCCCGAAAGGAAAACCGTTGA